One genomic region from Neisseria weaveri encodes:
- the hrpA gene encoding ATP-dependent RNA helicase HrpA — protein MQQPDFTQTLSRDRHFLQNAFKNPKRFGGIEAVQKKYQKSHDTFLKRQAALPKPQYDGTLPVHERLDDIKTAIKNNQVTIICGETGSGKTTQLPKICLELGRGAAGLIGHTQPRRLAARSVAERIAEELGSNIGQTVGYKVRFNDNTSRDAYVKLMTDGILLAETQTDRFLTVYDTIIIDEAHERSLNIDFLLGYLKQLLPRRPDLKVIITSATIDAERFSKHFNNAPVLEVSGRTFPVDILYRPLHSQDEDEAEIELTDAIVDAADELARLGDGDILVFLPGEREIREAAEALRKSPLRRDDEILPLFARLSNAEQHKIFHPSGSKRRIVLATNVAETSLTVPGIKYVIDTGLARVKRYSARAKVEQLHVEKISQAAARQRSGRCGRVSAGIAVRLYSEEDFNERPAFTDPEIIRSNLAAVILRMAALKLGDVAEFPFLEAPDQRYINDGFQVLLELGAVEEVPSENR, from the coding sequence ATGCAGCAGCCCGACTTTACCCAAACGCTCTCCCGCGACCGCCATTTCCTGCAAAACGCCTTCAAAAACCCCAAACGCTTCGGCGGCATCGAAGCCGTGCAGAAAAAATACCAAAAATCGCACGACACGTTTTTAAAACGCCAAGCCGCGCTGCCCAAGCCGCAGTATGACGGCACGCTGCCGGTGCACGAGCGTTTGGACGACATCAAAACCGCCATTAAAAACAACCAAGTAACCATTATTTGCGGCGAAACCGGTTCGGGCAAAACCACCCAGCTTCCGAAAATCTGCTTGGAGCTCGGGCGCGGTGCGGCGGGCTTGATCGGACACACGCAGCCGCGGCGGTTGGCGGCGCGTTCGGTGGCGGAACGGATTGCCGAAGAATTGGGTAGCAACATCGGCCAAACCGTCGGCTACAAAGTGCGTTTCAACGACAACACCTCGCGCGATGCCTATGTGAAGCTGATGACCGACGGCATTCTGCTCGCCGAAACGCAAACCGACCGCTTCCTCACCGTCTACGACACGATTATTATCGACGAAGCGCACGAACGCAGCCTCAACATCGACTTTCTGCTCGGCTACCTGAAACAGCTTCTGCCGCGCCGCCCCGATTTGAAAGTCATCATCACCTCGGCCACCATTGATGCCGAGCGCTTTTCCAAACATTTCAACAACGCGCCGGTGCTGGAAGTGAGCGGTCGCACCTTCCCCGTCGACATTCTCTACCGCCCGCTGCATTCGCAAGACGAAGACGAAGCGGAAATCGAGTTGACCGACGCGATTGTCGATGCCGCCGACGAACTGGCGCGGCTGGGCGACGGCGATATTCTCGTCTTCCTGCCCGGCGAGCGCGAAATCCGCGAGGCCGCCGAAGCCCTGCGCAAATCGCCGCTGCGCCGTGATGACGAAATCCTGCCGCTGTTTGCCCGTTTGTCGAACGCCGAACAGCACAAAATTTTCCACCCGAGCGGCAGCAAACGGCGCATCGTGCTGGCGACCAACGTGGCCGAAACCTCGCTCACCGTGCCGGGCATCAAATATGTGATCGATACCGGCTTGGCACGGGTTAAACGCTATTCAGCGCGCGCCAAAGTGGAGCAGCTTCATGTAGAAAAAATCTCCCAAGCCGCCGCGCGTCAACGCTCCGGCCGCTGCGGCCGCGTATCCGCCGGCATAGCCGTGCGCCTGTACAGCGAAGAAGATTTCAACGAGCGCCCCGCCTTTACCGACCCCGAAATCATCCGCAGCAATCTGGCCGCAGTCATCCTGCGCATGGCCGCGTTGAAACTGGGCGATGTGGCGGAGTTTCCTTTCCTCGAAGCACCCGACCAGCGTTATATTAATGACGGGTTTCAGGTGTTGTTGGAATTGGGGGCGGTGGAGGAAGTGCCATCGGAAAACAGATAA
- a CDS encoding IS5 family transposase: MSTFFQQTAQAMIAKHIDRFPLLKLEQVIDWQPIEHYLNHQRTRYLRDHRGRPAYPLLSMFKAVLLGQWHSLSDPELEYSLITRIDFQLFCRFDDFCIPDHSTLCRFRNWLAQDNTLAELLDLINRQLTDKGLKVEKASAAIVDATIIQTAGGKQRQAIEVDDEGFVCGETTPSKDPDARWIKKDSRFHLGYKQHTRTDADGYIEKLHITPANAHECKHLLPLLEDLAQDTTVYADKGYDSQENRQHLIERQLRDGIMQKAHRGCPLSQEQKIRNGRLAKVRYVVEQSFGTLHRKFRYGRAAYFGLGKVRAQSHLKAMCVNLLKAANRIGVSVAA; the protein is encoded by the coding sequence ATGAGCACCTTCTTTCAGCAAACCGCACAAGCCATGATTGCCAAACACATCGACCGCTTTCCTCTACTGAAGCTGGAGCAGGTGATTGATTGGCAACCGATCGAGCATTACCTCAACCATCAAAGAACCCGTTACCTTCGAGACCACCGCGGCCGTCCAGCTTATCCCCTGCTGTCCATGTTCAAAGCCGTTTTACTCGGCCAATGGCACAGCCTTTCCGACCCCGAACTCGAATACAGCCTCATCACCCGCATCGATTTCCAACTCTTCTGCCGCTTTGACGACTTTTGCATTCCCGACCACAGCACCCTCTGCCGTTTCCGCAACTGGCTGGCGCAAGACAACACCTTGGCCGAACTACTGGATCTGATTAACCGCCAACTGACTGACAAGGGCTTAAAAGTAGAGAAAGCATCCGCCGCCATCGTTGACGCCACCATTATTCAGACGGCCGGCGGCAAACAGCGTCAGGCCATAGAAGTGGATGACGAAGGCTTTGTCTGTGGCGAAACCACCCCCAGCAAAGACCCGGATGCCAGGTGGATCAAAAAAGACAGCCGCTTCCATCTGGGCTACAAACAACACACCCGCACCGATGCGGACGGCTATATCGAGAAACTGCACATCACCCCGGCCAATGCTCATGAGTGCAAACACCTGCTGCCTTTGTTGGAAGACTTAGCCCAAGACACGACGGTTTATGCCGATAAAGGCTACGACAGCCAGGAAAACCGACAACATCTGATAGAACGTCAGCTGCGGGACGGCATCATGCAAAAAGCACACCGTGGCTGCCCGTTAAGTCAAGAGCAGAAAATCCGCAACGGCCGGCTGGCGAAAGTGCGCTATGTGGTGGAACAAAGCTTTGGTACGTTGCACCGCAAATTCCGCTATGGCCGGGCAGCCTATTTTGGGTTGGGCAAAGTGAGGGCGCAAAGCCACCTGAAGGCGATGTG
- a CDS encoding AAA domain-containing protein, producing the protein MKVQDWGGGLIAHEVEAIAKMKQAFQAASSNNKVKGKGFEALKSLQSMFPWQGYSGFRFVDGSKEGEFDLVIVTHCNVLIVELKDWNNGVITSQNDKWFLGNQDRGRSPVSVTRDKKFLLEKKLEKFKHQFTNKGYRPHVEFLVVMTGNADLSQLPESEKLHVLSLKDFLALKDEHQFNKRFRPHPNSRTLNQDFAIFDNKIFGTDKVKPRTISYGGYSAESIFDQPDFQHPKGIYREFFAKSENKKQQDIALLRRWDFTRIDNPQAQTPDGRYRLVSREYDVLQHIKSYNPDLYNACLNYKNMPQKGKITAEHIDLFELYPQQKRFNQFVGGHSIQNLNEERRLGLVQILLDKFTKLHKIGIAHRDLGEHSIWLSADDKISLSGFATAYFSSEQTVGDIRQLLEVSGDLAKIIFPFSDDIKPTPYQYDVRSLAVLAWHLMNAERISPASLEKMAKTLPNETTWYAAILRTALSNTPFKNAGTFLDAFNQAKPEQSLDFAFDFGKLEQFYQEISHSRAYREDDNFIVETSEKEVYRSNGMLVKAWLGTDPKQDSNAARVALVWLENMAKLTQISPDYLPKIHNFGIARKSSSLFAVSEFIDGQTWSEIARLDNLTENHKLFLINQLLHAIEHLHSLGFTHGDLKPENVFIAIHEENSQLYLLDILDFVANGETLFNTEYSPVFDNATEKQRDNFAVMKMACELLGVAWNMPSEKFADIAEVVQLENSDKKSGFISLARFQTALTPKPSVPMIEIDIGGRDSFDDVAIYPENGELFVQFEKSKKDDVLIKLIGLGGIAKLFYSINEKKLTHGIAPISRNYVSRNDKENSELSLPISLKIVSGRSSNLNELNQYLANHESFNHLIGQFIAKHIFRQPENEILPIKVIDGQTISETATEPKIISERPRIHDLWQAILNTETESLPSISASDDLQKTENDEIYIPYEGEIDPTEQFKKDETVEAIGRDDKTDKEFKYGTVDIAKSNLKELHLKSKKLGNAANRITEGTPIYLQSVQNKASFKRRKNALQRILDNESVIKNLVQYFDEDCEQPAHDYKIIVSDEDFALYDRQDDNNKTISLNDAQRQAFQRLISHGPLSLLQGPPGTGKTEFIAAFVHYLFEKQKVNNILLVSQSHEAVNTAAERIRKHCQRLGTSLDIVRFSNREVADSETLEDVFSFNLVGQKRRQLEVNKINNIRQMGRAMGLPESYLLERAEIQFGIGKQIRRYEKIVNNSSSDETADEDEKAMRKDIERAIREQAKALNIVDNMLAIQDILPKLVQELDVKHNVQPAESIQAGKLIGLTRNMLEALSNDRTNYDEFLARSRQLVVGTCVGIGQPHIGIAENLYDWVIVDEAARSISSELAIAMQSGKRILLVGDHKQLPPLYSTEHKNALARRLGISVRGEELDQALGSDFERVFQSKYGKQTCATLKTQYRMAPAIGSLVSACFYDGVLENGKTDENVPNIYFRLPEYFQNNVTWLDTSKLPNSYHQANKSSFSNRAEADTIIGLLNDMANDETFMESEIVQKCLAKNEQAIGVICMYAEQKKLIRSMFNQKTWDSNFRDLVKIDSVDSYQGKENRVIILSLSRHDKECSTGFLYLPNRINVALSRAMDKLIIVGAAAVWEHPKNAKTPLSKVLNYIKKNAKSGQYQFKSLANKGIKK; encoded by the coding sequence ATGAAAGTACAAGATTGGGGGGGCGGCTTAATCGCTCATGAAGTTGAAGCGATTGCAAAGATGAAGCAGGCCTTTCAGGCCGCTTCAAGCAACAATAAAGTTAAGGGAAAAGGATTTGAAGCCTTGAAAAGCTTGCAATCCATGTTCCCTTGGCAGGGCTATTCGGGCTTTCGTTTTGTTGATGGTTCAAAGGAAGGCGAGTTTGATTTAGTTATTGTTACGCATTGCAATGTTTTGATTGTGGAATTGAAAGATTGGAATAATGGGGTAATTACATCGCAAAACGATAAATGGTTTTTAGGCAATCAAGACCGTGGGCGTTCTCCTGTTTCAGTAACCCGGGATAAGAAATTTTTGCTAGAGAAAAAATTAGAAAAATTTAAACATCAATTTACGAATAAAGGCTACCGTCCACACGTTGAATTTTTAGTGGTGATGACAGGTAATGCGGATTTGAGTCAATTACCCGAAAGTGAAAAACTACATGTATTGAGTTTAAAAGATTTTTTGGCATTAAAAGATGAACATCAGTTTAATAAACGATTTCGTCCGCACCCAAATAGTAGGACTTTAAATCAAGATTTTGCTATTTTTGATAATAAAATTTTTGGCACGGACAAAGTCAAGCCTAGAACCATTAGTTACGGCGGATACTCTGCCGAATCAATCTTTGACCAACCCGATTTCCAACATCCGAAAGGAATTTACCGCGAATTTTTCGCCAAATCAGAAAATAAAAAGCAGCAAGACATTGCTTTGCTTCGCCGTTGGGATTTTACCCGAATTGATAATCCGCAAGCACAAACGCCTGACGGGCGTTACCGCTTGGTTAGTCGTGAATACGATGTTTTGCAGCACATCAAATCGTATAATCCAGATTTGTATAATGCCTGTCTGAATTACAAAAATATGCCGCAAAAGGGCAAAATTACGGCTGAACATATCGACTTATTTGAATTGTATCCGCAGCAAAAACGGTTTAATCAGTTTGTCGGCGGACACAGTATCCAAAACTTGAATGAAGAACGGCGTTTGGGTTTGGTGCAGATTTTATTGGATAAATTCACCAAATTGCACAAAATCGGCATTGCACACCGTGATTTGGGCGAACATAGTATTTGGTTGTCGGCTGACGATAAAATCAGTTTGTCGGGTTTTGCGACTGCTTATTTTTCGTCCGAGCAAACAGTGGGCGATATTCGTCAACTTTTGGAAGTATCGGGCGATTTGGCGAAAATCATTTTTCCATTCTCGGACGACATTAAACCTACGCCATATCAATACGATGTGCGTTCTTTGGCGGTTTTGGCGTGGCATTTGATGAATGCAGAACGTATTTCCCCTGCCAGCTTGGAAAAAATGGCAAAAACTTTGCCAAATGAAACAACGTGGTATGCAGCTATTTTGCGTACGGCATTGTCAAATACGCCTTTTAAAAATGCAGGTACGTTTTTAGATGCGTTTAATCAGGCGAAACCTGAACAATCATTGGATTTTGCGTTTGATTTTGGCAAATTAGAACAGTTTTATCAAGAGATTAGCCATTCTCGTGCTTATCGAGAAGATGATAATTTTATTGTAGAAACTAGCGAAAAAGAAGTTTATCGCTCTAATGGTATGCTAGTTAAGGCATGGCTGGGAACTGATCCGAAACAAGACAGCAACGCTGCGCGTGTGGCTTTGGTTTGGCTGGAAAATATGGCAAAACTGACACAAATCTCCCCTGATTATTTGCCTAAAATTCATAATTTCGGTATTGCTAGAAAATCAAGCAGTTTGTTTGCCGTAAGTGAATTTATTGATGGGCAAACATGGTCTGAAATCGCCCGATTGGACAACTTAACCGAAAATCATAAATTATTTTTAATCAATCAATTATTGCATGCAATTGAACATCTACACAGTTTGGGTTTTACGCATGGAGATTTAAAACCTGAAAATGTTTTTATTGCCATTCATGAAGAAAATAGCCAATTATATTTATTGGATATTTTAGATTTTGTCGCTAATGGCGAAACTTTATTTAATACGGAGTATTCCCCAGTTTTTGATAATGCAACGGAAAAACAACGCGACAATTTTGCCGTGATGAAAATGGCGTGTGAATTGTTGGGTGTGGCGTGGAATATGCCGTCTGAAAAGTTTGCCGATATTGCCGAAGTGGTGCAATTGGAAAACAGCGATAAAAAATCGGGTTTTATTTCGCTTGCACGTTTTCAGACTGCCTTAACGCCGAAACCAAGTGTGCCGATGATTGAGATTGACATTGGCGGACGTGATTCGTTTGATGATGTCGCGATTTATCCTGAAAATGGCGAATTGTTTGTGCAATTTGAGAAAAGCAAAAAAGACGATGTGTTGATTAAATTGATTGGTTTGGGCGGTATTGCCAAATTATTTTATTCAATCAATGAGAAAAAATTAACGCATGGCATCGCTCCTATATCTCGTAATTACGTTAGTCGAAATGATAAAGAAAATAGTGAATTAAGTTTACCCATTAGCTTAAAAATTGTTTCTGGAAGAAGCAGCAATTTAAATGAATTAAATCAGTATTTAGCCAACCATGAATCTTTTAACCATTTGATTGGGCAGTTTATTGCCAAACATATTTTCAGGCAGCCTGAAAATGAAATTTTGCCAATAAAAGTTATTGATGGCCAAACCATTTCAGAAACGGCAACAGAGCCTAAAATTATTTCAGAACGTCCAAGAATCCATGATTTATGGCAAGCCATTTTAAATACGGAAACAGAATCCTTACCGTCTATTTCCGCTAGTGATGATTTGCAAAAAACGGAAAATGACGAAATTTATATTCCCTACGAAGGCGAAATTGACCCAACCGAACAATTTAAAAAAGATGAAACTGTTGAAGCGATTGGACGTGATGATAAAACCGACAAAGAATTTAAATACGGCACGGTAGATATTGCCAAAAGCAACTTAAAAGAATTGCATTTGAAATCTAAAAAATTGGGCAATGCCGCTAATCGTATCACGGAAGGCACGCCCATTTATCTGCAAAGTGTGCAAAACAAAGCATCGTTCAAACGCCGTAAAAATGCCTTACAACGCATTTTGGATAATGAAAGTGTGATTAAAAATTTGGTGCAATATTTTGATGAAGATTGTGAACAGCCCGCACACGATTACAAAATCATTGTAAGCGATGAAGATTTTGCCTTATACGACCGCCAAGATGATAACAATAAGACCATTAGTTTGAATGATGCACAACGCCAAGCCTTTCAACGTTTGATTTCGCATGGTCCGTTGTCGTTGCTGCAAGGTCCGCCCGGGACGGGTAAAACAGAATTTATCGCTGCATTTGTGCATTATTTATTTGAAAAGCAAAAAGTAAATAATATTCTGTTAGTTAGTCAATCACATGAAGCGGTCAATACGGCTGCCGAGCGTATTCGCAAACACTGTCAGCGTTTAGGTACGTCGTTGGATATTGTGCGATTCAGTAACCGCGAAGTGGCGGATTCTGAAACGTTGGAAGATGTGTTTTCGTTTAACTTGGTTGGACAAAAACGCCGACAATTAGAAGTGAATAAAATTAACAATATTCGCCAAATGGGGCGAGCAATGGGGCTGCCTGAAAGTTATTTACTGGAACGTGCTGAAATTCAATTTGGCATTGGTAAACAAATTCGCCGATATGAAAAAATTGTCAATAATTCATCATCAGATGAAACGGCTGATGAAGATGAAAAAGCCATGCGTAAAGATATTGAACGCGCGATTCGTGAACAGGCAAAAGCATTGAATATTGTGGATAATATGTTGGCTATTCAAGATATTTTGCCGAAATTGGTTCAGGAATTAGATGTCAAGCACAATGTTCAGCCCGCCGAAAGTATTCAGGCAGGCAAATTGATTGGTTTAACGCGAAATATGCTGGAAGCCTTATCCAACGACCGTACCAATTACGATGAATTTTTAGCGCGTTCGCGTCAGTTGGTTGTGGGGACGTGTGTGGGGATTGGCCAGCCACACATTGGTATTGCGGAGAATTTGTATGATTGGGTGATTGTAGATGAAGCGGCTCGTTCTATTTCTAGTGAGTTGGCAATCGCCATGCAATCAGGCAAGCGAATTTTGCTAGTGGGCGACCACAAACAATTACCACCTTTGTACTCTACTGAACATAAAAATGCGTTGGCACGCCGTTTGGGCATTTCTGTGCGTGGCGAAGAATTAGACCAAGCATTAGGCAGCGATTTTGAACGAGTATTCCAATCCAAATACGGCAAACAAACTTGCGCCACGTTGAAAACGCAATACCGTATGGCACCTGCAATCGGTAGCTTGGTGTCAGCTTGTTTTTATGATGGCGTTCTAGAAAATGGCAAAACCGATGAAAATGTGCCGAATATTTATTTCAGGCTGCCTGAATATTTCCAAAATAACGTAACGTGGTTAGACACAAGCAAATTGCCTAACTCCTATCATCAAGCCAATAAAAGTAGTTTTTCCAATCGTGCAGAAGCCGATACTATTATTGGTTTGTTAAATGATATGGCCAACGATGAAACCTTTATGGAAAGCGAAATCGTCCAAAAATGTTTGGCGAAAAACGAGCAAGCCATTGGTGTGATTTGTATGTACGCTGAACAGAAAAAACTCATTCGCAGTATGTTTAATCAAAAAACATGGGACAGCAATTTCCGTGATTTGGTCAAAATTGACAGTGTGGATAGCTATCAAGGTAAAGAAAATCGCGTGATTATTTTGTCGCTTTCTCGCCATGATAAAGAATGCAGCACAGGCTTTTTGTATTTGCCAAATCGTATTAATGTTGCCTTATCGCGTGCGATGGATAAATTGATTATTGTTGGAGCGGCGGCTGTGTGGGAACATCCGAAAAACGCCAAAACGCCATTAAGCAAAGTATTAAATTACATTAAGAAAAACGCCAAATCAGGGCAATACCAATTCAAATCACTTGCCAACAAAGGAATAAAGAAATGA